The Procambarus clarkii isolate CNS0578487 chromosome 4, FALCON_Pclarkii_2.0, whole genome shotgun sequence genomic sequence TACGGTGCTGTAGGGCCCCTGTCCGGtgctgtagggcccctgtacggCGCTGTAGCgcccctgtacggtgctgtaaGGTAATGTACGGTGCTGTAAGGTAATGTACTGTGCTGCAAAGTAATGTACGGTGCTGTAAGGTAATGTACGGtgctgtagggcccctgtacggtgctgtgaggcccctgtacggtgctgtaaGGTAATGTACGGTGCTGTAAAgcccctgtacggtgctgtaaggtaatgtacggtgctgtaaggcccctgtacggtgctgtaggGCCCCTGTATGGTGCTGTAAGGTAATGTACGGTGCTGTAAGATAATGTACGGTGCTGTAAggcccctgtacggtgctgtagggcccctgtacggtgctgtaaggcccctgtacggtgctgtaaggcccctgtacggtgctgtaaggcccctgtacggtgctgtaaggcccctgtacggtgctgtaaggcccctgtacggtgctgtagggcccctgtacggtgctgtaaGATAATGTACGGTGCTGTAGGGCCCCGGTACGGTGCTATAAGGCCCCTGTAGGGCgctgtagggcccctgtacggtgctgtaaggcccctgtacggtgctgtaaGGTAATGTACGGTGCTATAGCgcccctgtacggtgctgtaaggtaatgtacggtgctgtaaggtaatgtacggtgctgtaaggcccctgtacggtgctgtaaGGTAATGTACTGTGCTGTAAggcccctgtacggtgctgtaaCGTAATGTACGTtgctgtagggcccctgtacggtgctgtaaggtaatgtacggtgctgtagggcccctgtacggtgctgtaggGCCCCTATACGGTGCTGTAAGGTAATGTACGGCGGTGTAGggcccctgtacggtgctgtagggcccctgtacggtgctgtaaggtaatgtacggtgctgtaaggcccctgtacggtgctgtagggcccctgtacggCGCTGTAAggcccctgtacggtgctgtagggcccctgtacggtgctgtaaggtaatgtacggtgctgtagggcccctgtacggtgctgtaaggcccctgtacggtgctgcaaggcccctgtacggtgctgtagggcccctgtacggtgctgtagggcccctgtacggtgctgtagggcccctgtacggtgctgtagggcccctgtacggtgctgtaaggtaatgtacggtgctgtaaggcccctgtacggtgctgtagggcccctgtacggtgctgtagggcccctgtacggtgctgtagggcccctgtacggtgctgtagggcccctgtacggtgctgtaaggtaatgtacggtgctgtagggcccctgtacggtgctgtaaggcccctgtacggtgctgtaggggcccctgtacggtgctgtagggcccctgtacggtgctgtagggcccctgtacggtgctgtagggcccctgtacggtgctgtagggcccctgtacggcgctgtagggcccctgtacggcgctgtagggcccctgtacggtgctgtagggcccctgtacggtgctgtaaggcccctgtacggtgctgtaaggcccctgtacggtgctgtagggcccctgtacggtgctgtagggcccctgtacggtgctgtagggcccctgtacggtgctgtagggcccctgtacggtgctgtagggcgcctgtacggtgctgtaaggcccctgtacggtgctgtagggcccatgtacggtgctgtagggcccctgtacggtgctgtagggcccctgtacggtgctgtagggcccctgtacggtgctgtaaggtaatgtacggtgctgtagggcccctgtacggCGCTGTAGGTCCCCCTGCACGGTGCTGTAAggcccctgtacggtgctgtagggcccctgtacggtgctgtaaggtaatgtacggtgctgtagggcccctgtacggtgctgtaaggtaatgtacggtgctgtagggcccctgtacggtgctgtaaGGCCCCTGTCCGGTGTTGTAGGGCCCCTCTACGGTGCTGTAAGGTAATGTACGGTGCTGTAAGGTAATGTACGGTGCTGTAAggcccctgtacggtgctgtaaggcccctgtacggtgctgtagggcccctgtacggtgctgtagggcccctgtacggtgatgtagggcccctgtacggtgctgtaaGGTAATGTACGGTGCTCTAAGGTAATGTACGGTGCTGTAGGGCCCCTGTCCGGTGCTGTAAggcccctgtacggtgctgtaaggcccctgtacggtgctgtagggcccctgtaccgtgctgtagggcccctgtacggtgctgtagggcccctgtacggtgctgtagggcccctgtacggtgctgtaggGTACCTGTACAGTGCTGTAAGGTAATGTACGGtgctgtagggcccctgtacggtgctgtaaggtaatgtacggtgctgtagggcccctgtacggtgctgtagggcccctgtacggtgctgtaaagtaatgtacggtgctgtagggcccctgtacggtgctgtaaagtaatgtacggtgctgtagggcccctgtacggtgctgtaaagtaatgtacggtgctgtagggcccctgtacggTGCTTTGGGGCCCCTGTACGGTGCTTTGGGGccctgtacggtgctgtagggcccctgtacggcgctgtagggcccctgtacggCGCTGTAGGGCGCTGTAGGGCCCCTGTTGGGCGCTGTAGGGCCCCTGTAGGGCgctgtagggcccctgtacggcgctgtagggcccctgtacggcgctgtagggcccctgtacggcgctgtagggcccctgtacggcgctgtagggcccctgtacggtgctgtaaggcccctgtacggtgctgtaaggcccctgtacggtgctgtaaGGCCCCTGTACGGCGCTGTAGGGCCCATGTACGGtgctgtagggcccctgtacggtgctgtagggcccctgtacggtgcggtagggcccctgtacggtgctgtagggcccctgtacggtgctgtagggcccctgtacggtgctgtaaGGTACCTGTCTGTACAGTGATTTACAGTGCTgtaagaaatcctactagaaatcataAGGATACTACTAGAAATTGTTGGAATCTTACTAGAAATCGTAGGAACCCTACTATAAATCCAAGGAATCCCACTATAAATCCTAGGAATCGTAATATAaatcctagaaatcctactagaaatcataGGAACCCTACTAAAAATCCTTGGAAACTTATTACAAATCCAAGGAATTCTACTAGAAATCCTACCAGAAATCCTAGGAATCCTATTAGGAATCCTACTAGGAATCATACTTGAAATCCAAGGAAACATAATAAGAATCCCACTTGAAATcctaggaatcctactagaaattctAGGAATTCTAGAAATCCTAGGAATCCTATTAGAAATGCTACTAGAATCCTAGGAATCCTAATAGAAACCCTAGGAATCTTAAATTCTAAGGAATCCTTCTAGAAACCCCACTTGAATTcctaggaatcctactagaaagCCTAGGAATCTTACTAGAACTAGAAATCCTATTAGAAATGCTACTAGAAATCCTAGAAAtactaggaatcctactagaaaccCTAGGAATCTTACAAAATCCAAGGAATCCTTCTAGGAATCCCACTAGAAATCCTAGGAATCCTACTTGAAATCATGGGAATCCTACTAGAAAAACTAGGAATCCTACAAGAAATCCtgggaatcctactagaaatcctactacaAATCCTAGGAATTCTACTATAAATCCTAGAAATCGTACTAGAAATCATAGGAATCCTATTAGAAATCATGGGAATCCAATTAGAAATCCTTGAAGTCCtataaatcctactagaaatactAGGAATCCTGCTAGAATTCCTAGGAATCCTATTAGAATTCCTAGGAATTCTACTAGAAATCCTGGGAAGTTGATTTCTAGGCGATTTCTAGGATTATTTCTAATAGGATTTCTAGGGGAttactagtaggatttctagtaggattcacTACACAAGAGAGGTGTAAATCCCGTTACTTAGCGAGGTTTCCTGTGGTCTGCAGTTTGACCACCAAAAAAATCACTCGATAAAAAATCTACCACTATATTGATgggacctcttgggtggcttcagtTACCATAGAGGTGGCTTCTTCAGCTTCACAAGTCAGTCGGTCAGCGGAGTAGTGCCCGTGTTCTTAGTATTGTTTCTGCTGCAGGAATACCTAAACCAACAATGCTACTTGACAATCATTGAATTGTTTTATTCAATGACTGAATAAACACACAGAAATTGGGTTACAATTCACCCAAACAATTTAAGGTCATGTTTAAAATGATTACAATCATTTTATCCTGTACATTATCTGACTGTTCAACAGTTCCTGTTGCAAAATTATCTATATACCCAAGGaaatagtaagtaattatcaaaagaaggcaccaagccgggaaggctatgtagcaccatcaaatgcgcgggataatcagagggcgctaaatatcaccaaggacgccaatacgagaacaaaaacgcataaggcgaacgatatcaaaagtatccgagtcaccaagaattctattgataaAGGAATAGTAAAAAACGCATTTAATGGTTATATTAGTTTGTACTGAATACTGTGCACCCATTCACCTCAGATGTAGTTTAATGGACTGTGAGTGGGGAATAATGATAATGATTCGGGAAACTTGTTCTCTGAGGGGACGTGATTGGGTGGAAgaggggttgggggagggggggggggagctgtgtaATGATTTGTTTAGtaggtggggcgggggggggggtgagatatCTGTATGAGACGAGGATACACGCATTGGTGTATGACATACGTATCTAGAGAGATACAATGTGTGTGAGGGAGTATGTGTATGGCGGGGGGTGAAAGAGATGTACAtgtaagggaggggagggaataaTGCCCTTAGGTCAGCTGTAGTGCTCCTGGATGTTGTCAAGCGCCTCGTACTACCATTTTAGTGTCTTGGGTCATTAGGAATTCCTGTGATACACAGTCGGGGTTATCAAGGCCAAATCATGTTCGATTCAAATTCTACAATACAATCCATTAATAATGGACTATTACTAGATTTCTACCTCACAAATTCTAATGTTGCCTACAATTTTCAAACAAATTTTACCATTGACGTTTACTTATGTTCGTAGTAGATAAAGATAACATCCTGAAGACCCTTTGGCGAAAGCTGTTGAGCATCTTTGTGGGACTGGGTTGGCCAGTCCGCCACCCTATGCCTGGGGGCAGCACTGTCGACACGTACACTTCTGCCCAAGACGCTGCCTGTCGGAGGAACACCTGTCGGAGGAACACCTGTCGGAGGAACACCTGCCGGAGGAACACCTGCCGGAGGAACACCTGCCGGAGGAACACCTGCCGGAGGAACTCCTGCCGGAGGAACTCCTGCCGGCCGGCCCTTCTACAGTAGCTAGAGGGGGCGTCTGGGACACCAGTACTCCTGCTTGGTGGGCATGTATTGGCTGGAATCTACGTTCACCGCCTTGAGCCACTCCTTCAACTGGTTCAAGAAGTTCTGGGGTACCGTCGGGTACCGGGAGAGAATCCACGAGAACTCTGAAGAACAATGACAAAATTACTTACAGGAAAATACATTTACTAACATTTTTACAAGTACAAAATAGACTACAATCTAGATATACAAAACCTAACATAATTGTGTTTATGGACGTTACAATCACTCTTCCTCAGAGCTCTTGATAAAGTTCATGTAAACATATGAAGTCTATTGCACTATTGAGCTCATTTTGCTTGCCAAAGGCTTTATAATTATCAAGATCTCGGCACAGATATTCGGGTCAACGACTGATACTCGGCTGAGAACGACACTTGCCATAGTTGGAGCCTGGCGCAAACGACACGCAGGAGTAGACGACGGCGTAGTTGACGTAGTCGGTGATCACCACATTGTAGTTCGGGAGTCCGTCAGTAGTGAAGCTTCCGACTGTGGTAAGATACAAGAGTCAGTTTGGGACACGATTCACAAAACTCTACGTAAATGGGCACCATTTACGAGTCACAAAAACATTACGTGCCCACTTACGAGAGCTTGCACCTCGTAACACTCACGGTGGCGTAATTTATATTTACTTAAGCAGTTCCTGAGAACCCAATTGCTTCGAGGTCCTCTTCAAGAAGTCGTTATTGTTATGGACTAAGTGCGTCAACTCTCGTAAACTTAAGTAAATACCGACTAAGCTGTCGTAATGTGGATAAGAGGAAGTCCTAAGTGGATATGTAGTGTCTCTGAATCCTAACAAGAAGTGAACACGTTTCGAACACGACACATTTTCTACAGGACCTTATCTAATACGTAAAGTTGCTCACATGTAACTGCACAATTTCGCAACAGTAGAATAATGAGCCCGTATGACCGTTCACAAACAGTTATATACAGGAATAATACCGTTCAAGCAGGGACCATTCAAGCTGGACTGCACATACCCTTTAAGCTCAACTAATTCTTACACTTGGTAGTATACGAGTCTTACCAGGCGAGTCGGGGAAGTTTACCACGAGTTTCCCTTCAGTTGGGTCAGGTCCGGGAGTCCCAATGCCACTGAGGGAGTCCAGTCGTCCCCTGTCGAAGAGTTGGAGATACAATGGACCGTTTTCTCGACGGTAAATAATGATATTAAGTTTGATACCGCTGAATTCTGTCGAGACACACACTCCAGGGGCCTGATATTGCCGTTACTGCGTCACAAGCTGCGTGCTGACAACAGGAACAGCCGTTGCTACTTACTTTACCAGCTGGGTGTTGACAACGGAGACGGAGCCGTTAGGTAAGAGGTCGTAGTCAGCCGTTACACAGTCGCCGCTCTGGAAGGGGTTGAAGAATCGCTCGATCTCGTACCATCGTCCAAGGTACTGCCCAGAGGAATAATTATATTTATTACCTGTAGTCATAATCACCGTAGGGCCCAGGCACGCCACCGTAGGGCCCAGGCACGCCACCGTAGGGCCCAGGCACGCCACCGTAGGGCCCAGGCACGCCACCGTAGGGCCCAGGCACGCCACCGTAGTCTTAATAGTGTAGTCTTAATAGTGTAGTCTTAATAGTGTAGTCTTTTTAATCAAATTTCTGTTTAAATAATAACAAGGGAAGACGTATATTCAGTGGAAAATTGTTTGATTATAAACCATCAAAATCGATCTATTATGTTCATTAATGTGTTTGTGGTTCTCACCTGGTGAATATTGAAGTTCCTGATGACGGGAACGATTGGGCAGCCCGAGGGAGGAGGAGTCTGGGACAGTACGCcgcctacacacaccaccaccaccaccagggtcacaaGTCTCGCCACAGGAGCCATAGTATACCTGCTGTGTGAAGTGAGAGAGTAGGTATACTCCCA encodes the following:
- the LOC123749572 gene encoding apolipoprotein D isoform X6, translated to MTIALLRKTEESWTGKTSDKLITSERDVFGWSILWYTMAPVARLVTLVVVVVCVGGVLSQTPPPSGCPIVPVIRNFNIHQYLGRWYEIERFFNPFQSGDCVTADYDLLPNGSVSVVNTQLVKGRLDSLSGIGTPGPDPTEGKLVVNFPDSPVGSFTTDGLPNYNVVITDYVNYAVVYSCVSFAPGSNYEFSWILSRYPTVPQNFLNQLKEWLKAVNVDSSQYMPTKQEYWCPRRPL
- the LOC123749572 gene encoding apolipoprotein D isoform X5, which produces MTIALLRKTEESWTGKTSDKLITSERDVFGWSILCRYTMAPVARLVTLVVVVVCVGGVLSQTPPPSGCPIVPVIRNFNIHQYLGRWYEIERFFNPFQSGDCVTADYDLLPNGSVSVVNTQLVKGRLDSLSGIGTPGPDPTEGKLVVNFPDSPVGSFTTDGLPNYNVVITDYVNYAVVYSCVSFAPGSNYEFSWILSRYPTVPQNFLNQLKEWLKAVNVDSSQYMPTKQEYWCPRRPL
- the LOC123749572 gene encoding apolipoprotein D isoform X3, producing the protein MTVIERRLVCGVYLLVRRDCVSRLVQQPGGLVDDRAAGTLSPENTKIALLRKTEESWTGKTSDKLITSERDVFGWSILWYTMAPVARLVTLVVVVVCVGGVLSQTPPPSGCPIVPVIRNFNIHQYLGRWYEIERFFNPFQSGDCVTADYDLLPNGSVSVVNTQLVKGRLDSLSGIGTPGPDPTEGKLVVNFPDSPVGSFTTDGLPNYNVVITDYVNYAVVYSCVSFAPGSNYEFSWILSRYPTVPQNFLNQLKEWLKAVNVDSSQYMPTKQEYWCPRRPL
- the LOC123749572 gene encoding apolipoprotein D isoform X4; this encodes MTVIERRLVCGVYLLIALLRKTEESWTGKTSDKLITSERDVFGWSILCRYTMAPVARLVTLVVVVVCVGGVLSQTPPPSGCPIVPVIRNFNIHQYLGRWYEIERFFNPFQSGDCVTADYDLLPNGSVSVVNTQLVKGRLDSLSGIGTPGPDPTEGKLVVNFPDSPVGSFTTDGLPNYNVVITDYVNYAVVYSCVSFAPGSNYEFSWILSRYPTVPQNFLNQLKEWLKAVNVDSSQYMPTKQEYWCPRRPL
- the LOC123749572 gene encoding apolipoprotein D isoform X2, which encodes MTVIERRLVCGVYLLVRRDCVSRLVQQPGGLVDDRAAGTLSPENTKIALLRKTEESWTGKTSDKLITSERDVFGWSILCRYTMAPVARLVTLVVVVVCVGGVLSQTPPPSGCPIVPVIRNFNIHQYLGRWYEIERFFNPFQSGDCVTADYDLLPNGSVSVVNTQLVKGRLDSLSGIGTPGPDPTEGKLVVNFPDSPVGSFTTDGLPNYNVVITDYVNYAVVYSCVSFAPGSNYEFSWILSRYPTVPQNFLNQLKEWLKAVNVDSSQYMPTKQEYWCPRRPL